In a genomic window of Salegentibacter salegens:
- a CDS encoding ribonuclease Z → MKLNILGCYAATPRSFTNPTSQVLEMKNELFLIDCGEGTQVQLRRNKVKFSRIKHIFISHLHGDHCYGLVGLISTFRLLNRETELHVYGPKGIKEIITLQLKLSNSWTNYPLYFHELSSKEPQHIFENEKLSVETIPLIHRIYTNGFLFKEKPGDRKLLINKAVEYNIDVSLYKSLKKGKDVTSETGELIPNHLVTAPPETPKSYAYCSDTAFNQNMIPQISGATVLYHESTFLEDKADLAFPTKHSTAKEAAQIAKEAGVKNLILGHYSTRYSNINLFREEAETIFPKVELADDGKTFIFE, encoded by the coding sequence ATGAAGCTTAATATTCTTGGTTGTTACGCCGCTACTCCCCGTAGTTTTACTAATCCTACTTCCCAGGTACTTGAGATGAAAAACGAATTGTTTTTGATTGATTGTGGCGAAGGAACCCAGGTGCAGCTTAGGCGCAATAAGGTTAAATTTTCCAGGATTAAACACATATTTATTTCCCACTTACACGGAGATCATTGTTACGGACTTGTTGGTCTTATTTCAACCTTTAGATTATTAAACCGGGAAACCGAATTACACGTTTACGGGCCAAAAGGAATAAAAGAAATTATAACATTACAGCTCAAACTTTCTAACTCCTGGACCAATTATCCCCTCTATTTTCATGAATTGAGCAGTAAGGAGCCTCAACATATTTTTGAAAATGAAAAGCTTAGCGTAGAAACTATACCGCTAATTCATAGAATTTATACCAATGGGTTTCTATTTAAAGAAAAACCCGGCGACCGGAAACTGCTTATCAATAAAGCGGTAGAATATAATATAGATGTGTCCTTGTATAAAAGTTTAAAGAAAGGAAAGGACGTAACTTCTGAAACCGGGGAATTAATTCCTAATCATTTAGTCACAGCCCCACCTGAAACTCCAAAAAGTTATGCTTATTGCAGCGACACCGCCTTTAACCAGAATATGATTCCGCAAATAAGTGGAGCTACTGTTTTATATCACGAATCTACCTTTCTTGAAGATAAAGCCGATCTTGCTTTCCCTACCAAACATAGTACGGCCAAAGAAGCTGCTCAAATTGCAAAAGAAGCAGGGGTTAAAAATCTAATACTTGGGCATTATTCTACTCGATATTCTAATATCAACTTGTTCAGAGAAGAAGCTGAAACTATTTTTCCCAAAGTTGAACTTGCCGACGACGGGAAGACTTTTATCTTTGAATAA
- a CDS encoding phosphoribosylpyrophosphate synthetase gives MLVQRHDYDTVSQAINGLAVRGYTTDFKLEPEKDKIIDPQRSLELSPEDFEIDEIYRFEGITDPGDEMIVYAISSHNHKVKGVLVNAFGTYSDSNTYDIVKRLHKHF, from the coding sequence ATGTTGGTACAAAGACACGATTACGATACAGTTAGCCAGGCTATAAATGGGCTTGCCGTGCGCGGTTATACTACCGACTTTAAATTAGAGCCTGAAAAGGATAAAATTATAGATCCACAGCGCTCCCTTGAGCTATCTCCCGAAGATTTTGAAATTGATGAAATCTACCGTTTTGAAGGAATAACAGATCCCGGCGATGAAATGATTGTTTACGCCATTTCCTCTCACAATCATAAAGTAAAAGGCGTTTTGGTAAATGCCTTTGGAACTTATTCAGATTCTAATACTTACGATATTGTAAAACGGCTGCATAAACATTTTTAG
- a CDS encoding CAP domain-containing protein produces the protein MRKSTLRFAILVLLSISTISCAKESIEEEVNSYNHTAKEIANFDYSEIESNILDLVNEHRKSLELEPLQPITEISIEAESHNYYMLEVGKVSHDNFGVRYENLVETIGAKSVSENVGFGYHTAEAVVKAWLNSEGHKKNIEGNHSHFGVSVVDDVEGRNYFTNIFIRK, from the coding sequence ATGAGAAAAAGTACACTTAGGTTTGCAATACTTGTTTTGCTCTCTATATCAACGATTTCCTGCGCAAAAGAAAGCATCGAAGAAGAAGTTAATTCCTACAATCATACTGCTAAAGAAATAGCTAATTTTGATTATTCTGAAATCGAAAGTAATATTCTTGATTTGGTGAACGAGCATCGCAAAAGCCTTGAACTTGAACCTCTTCAACCCATAACTGAAATTTCTATAGAAGCAGAATCTCATAATTATTATATGCTTGAAGTGGGAAAAGTAAGTCACGATAATTTTGGAGTACGCTACGAAAATTTAGTGGAGACCATTGGGGCAAAATCGGTAAGTGAAAATGTAGGTTTTGGATACCATACAGCAGAAGCTGTGGTAAAAGCCTGGCTAAACAGTGAAGGCCACAAAAAGAATATTGAAGGAAACCATTCTCACTTTGGAGTATCGGTGGTAGATGATGTAGAAGGCCGTAATTATTTCACCAATATATTTATAAGAAAGTAA
- a CDS encoding ring-cleaving dioxygenase, which translates to MEDKILGLHHITAIAGNAQRNYDFYTKVLGLRMVKKTVNFDDPQTYHFYFGDKIGSPGSILTFFPWQRVKQGKNGVGMATEIGYSVPEGSLGFWEKRFEDHGVEFGKIREQFGEQYLPFRDPDGLNLKLIVTKHKDNREAWETDEVKSDVALKGFHSVTLTLFNVGPTASILTDIFDYELEEKAGEFYRYKTNAVENAAIIDIHEDPTAERGINAGGTNHHIAFRVKDEETQMRFREKIIQKGLQITEKIDRDYFFSLYFREPGGILFEIATDNPGFTRDESLEELGNSLKLPDQYESSRDRIEKLLPELRQ; encoded by the coding sequence ATGGAAGATAAAATACTTGGTTTACACCATATCACTGCAATTGCCGGAAACGCTCAACGCAACTACGATTTTTATACCAAGGTACTGGGATTACGAATGGTTAAGAAAACGGTGAATTTTGATGATCCGCAAACCTATCATTTTTACTTTGGTGACAAAATAGGATCACCAGGAAGCATTCTTACTTTCTTTCCGTGGCAACGCGTAAAACAGGGTAAAAATGGTGTGGGTATGGCCACCGAGATCGGTTATTCGGTTCCTGAAGGTAGCCTGGGTTTTTGGGAAAAACGCTTTGAAGACCACGGAGTGGAATTTGGGAAAATCAGGGAGCAGTTTGGAGAGCAATATTTACCTTTTCGAGATCCAGACGGACTTAATTTAAAATTAATTGTCACTAAGCACAAGGATAATCGTGAAGCCTGGGAAACCGATGAAGTTAAAAGCGATGTGGCTTTAAAAGGTTTTCACAGTGTAACCCTAACTTTATTTAATGTAGGCCCAACGGCGAGTATTCTTACCGATATTTTTGATTATGAACTTGAAGAAAAAGCAGGTGAATTTTATAGATACAAAACAAATGCGGTAGAAAATGCGGCGATTATAGATATTCACGAAGATCCTACAGCCGAACGTGGTATTAACGCCGGTGGCACTAATCACCACATCGCTTTTCGCGTAAAAGATGAAGAAACCCAGATGCGTTTTAGGGAAAAAATTATTCAGAAAGGTTTACAAATCACCGAAAAAATAGATCGGGATTATTTCTTCTCCTTATACTTTAGAGAACCTGGCGGAATTTTATTTGAAATTGCTACCGATAATCCCGGCTTTACGAGAGACGAAAGCCTGGAAGAACTTGGTAACAGTCTTAAATTACCAGATCAATACGAATCTTCACGGGACCGTATAGAAAAACTTCTACCAGAATTAAGGCAATAA
- a CDS encoding OmpA family protein — protein MKKQYYLILLFLVFSISLQAQYGKQKRADKLYSNLAYMEAVEVYKELIENEYNLKENRLKLAQTYMKLRSPENAVFYYEDILEDSTNISAEYYYEYAQALRGAKRYEESREWLQKYLESNAEASAEINKILKNHAEIQTTYTLKKSDFNSEFSDFGAVKFNGETYLVSARNIKNSEKEYSWNQEPFLDIYKLNSSGEVSPITGEINTKLHDGPLTFSPDGEMLYFTRNNYINNKEGKRDKEATNHLKVYSAQKSGDSWINIQELPFNSDEYSVGHPVVSQDEKTLFFASNMPGGEGGTDLYRVSITGNNTFGPPENLGSKINTAEDETFPFIDEANVLYFSSAGHGGYGLADIFKTNLEAENLEIHNLGETINSNLDDFSYFRETDSNAGFIASNRDGSDNIYSFNQLLPLILKGKVTDAVNGNPIAQATIILFNENNEQIAFLESDEEGNYQTTVNRNVEIPLEAKQIKYQIFTDTLSTKNFNDAEEMVYNIKLQPVADVEYLAEINNIYFDFDKSNIRPDAAKELDKLVKLMQDEYPDLVIEIGSHTDKRGSDNYNEALAERRAIATRDYLIAKGIKGDRIQEKAFGERKPAIECDRCTREQHQLNRRSMFSVVKMD, from the coding sequence ATGAAAAAACAATACTATTTAATTCTATTATTTTTAGTGTTTAGTATAAGCCTGCAGGCACAATACGGTAAACAAAAAAGAGCTGATAAACTTTATAGTAATCTCGCTTATATGGAAGCAGTGGAAGTTTATAAAGAACTTATAGAAAATGAATACAATCTTAAAGAAAACAGGTTAAAACTCGCCCAGACTTATATGAAATTAAGAAGTCCGGAAAATGCGGTTTTCTACTATGAAGATATTTTGGAGGATTCTACAAATATTTCTGCGGAATATTATTACGAATATGCCCAGGCTTTACGAGGAGCCAAAAGATATGAAGAATCCCGGGAATGGTTACAAAAATACCTGGAAAGCAACGCAGAAGCTTCAGCTGAAATTAATAAAATCCTGAAGAATCATGCCGAAATACAAACTACTTACACTCTTAAGAAAAGTGATTTTAATTCAGAATTTAGTGATTTTGGTGCGGTTAAATTTAATGGTGAAACCTACCTGGTTTCAGCTCGAAATATAAAGAATTCAGAAAAAGAATATTCCTGGAACCAAGAACCTTTTTTAGATATTTATAAGTTAAATTCCAGTGGAGAGGTCTCCCCTATTACCGGAGAAATTAATACAAAATTACACGACGGCCCATTAACTTTTAGCCCCGATGGTGAAATGCTGTATTTTACCCGAAACAATTATATTAATAATAAAGAAGGAAAAAGGGACAAAGAAGCTACAAATCATTTAAAGGTTTATTCGGCTCAAAAATCGGGTGATAGCTGGATAAATATTCAGGAGTTACCTTTTAACAGTGACGAATATTCTGTAGGTCATCCTGTGGTCTCTCAAGATGAAAAAACACTGTTTTTCGCTTCAAATATGCCCGGTGGCGAAGGCGGAACCGATCTTTACAGAGTTTCTATAACTGGAAATAATACTTTTGGACCTCCTGAAAATTTAGGAAGTAAAATTAATACTGCTGAAGATGAAACTTTTCCTTTTATAGATGAAGCTAATGTGCTTTATTTCTCTTCTGCCGGCCACGGTGGTTATGGATTAGCCGATATTTTTAAAACAAATTTAGAAGCTGAAAACCTTGAAATTCATAACCTGGGAGAAACGATAAACAGCAATTTAGACGATTTTAGTTATTTCAGAGAAACTGATAGTAATGCCGGTTTTATAGCTTCTAACCGCGACGGATCAGATAATATTTATAGTTTTAATCAGTTACTTCCGCTCATATTAAAAGGAAAAGTAACCGATGCCGTAAATGGGAATCCTATCGCCCAGGCTACAATCATACTTTTTAATGAAAATAATGAACAAATTGCGTTTTTGGAATCTGATGAAGAGGGAAATTATCAAACTACAGTAAACAGAAATGTTGAAATTCCGTTGGAAGCAAAGCAAATTAAATATCAAATTTTCACTGATACTTTAAGTACCAAAAACTTTAACGATGCAGAAGAAATGGTATATAATATCAAACTTCAACCTGTCGCCGATGTAGAATACCTTGCCGAAATAAATAATATTTACTTCGATTTTGATAAAAGTAATATTAGGCCAGATGCTGCCAAAGAACTGGATAAGCTTGTAAAATTAATGCAAGACGAATATCCCGATTTGGTGATAGAAATTGGCTCACACACCGATAAACGTGGAAGCGACAATTATAACGAAGCTTTAGCTGAAAGACGTGCCATAGCTACCCGCGATTATTTAATTGCCAAAGGTATAAAGGGAGATAGAATTCAAGAAAAGGCTTTTGGAGAACGTAAACCTGCAATAGAATGTGACAGGTGCACCAGGGAGCAGCACCAGCTTAATCGCCGTTCTATGTTTAGCGTGGTGAAGATGGATTAA
- a CDS encoding aspartate carbamoyltransferase catalytic subunit, whose product MSELSVNHLLGIKYLTKEDIELIFKTANHFKEVINRPIKKVPSLRDITIANLFFENSTRTRLSFELAEKRLSADIVNFSAASSSVKKGETLIDTVNNILSMKVDMVVMRHPNPGAGIFLSRHVKASIINAGDGAHEHPTQALLDSYSIKERLGEVRGKKVVIVGDILHSRVALSNIFALKLQGAEVKVCGPKTLLPKHIESLGVGVETDLKKALEWCDVANMLRVQNERMDISYFPSTREYAQQFQLNKKMLESLNKEIVIMHPGPINRGVEITSDVADAENAIILDQVQNGVAVRMAVIYLLASKINH is encoded by the coding sequence ATGAGCGAATTAAGTGTAAATCACTTACTGGGAATTAAATATCTAACCAAAGAAGATATTGAGCTTATTTTTAAAACCGCCAATCATTTTAAGGAAGTGATTAACCGGCCCATTAAAAAAGTCCCTTCGCTTAGAGACATTACCATTGCCAACCTATTTTTTGAAAATTCCACCAGAACCCGACTTTCGTTTGAACTTGCCGAAAAACGTTTAAGTGCCGATATTGTAAATTTTTCTGCCGCATCTTCTTCTGTAAAAAAGGGCGAAACACTTATAGACACCGTAAACAATATTCTATCTATGAAAGTAGATATGGTAGTGATGCGGCATCCCAATCCCGGGGCCGGAATTTTTCTTTCCCGCCATGTAAAAGCCAGTATAATTAATGCCGGAGACGGTGCACACGAACACCCTACCCAGGCACTTTTAGACAGCTATTCTATTAAAGAACGCCTTGGTGAGGTGAGGGGTAAAAAAGTGGTTATTGTGGGCGATATTTTACATAGTAGGGTAGCGCTTTCTAATATTTTTGCACTTAAACTTCAGGGAGCCGAGGTTAAGGTTTGCGGGCCTAAAACATTGTTGCCAAAACATATTGAATCTTTAGGTGTTGGTGTTGAAACAGATCTTAAAAAAGCCCTTGAGTGGTGTGATGTGGCAAATATGCTTAGAGTGCAGAACGAGCGTATGGATATTAGTTATTTTCCAAGTACCAGGGAATATGCACAGCAATTTCAGTTAAATAAGAAAATGCTGGAAAGTTTGAATAAAGAAATTGTTATCATGCACCCGGGACCCATTAACCGTGGAGTGGAAATTACCAGCGATGTTGCCGATGCAGAAAATGCGATTATTCTAGACCAGGTACAAAATGGGGTGGCCGTTAGAATGGCAGTAATTTATTTATTGGCTTCAAAGATAAACCACTAA
- a CDS encoding C1 family peptidase, which produces MKKIQISLLVLLLSLTGCYSDRDDLNPGGNNPAIPEIPQETENQFISEDGEIYSTGLECSGTGEYNIDTENLLEGLVVPDTFPAAFDLSENLPPVGDQGALGSCVSWATSYYMKSYQEKIESGLPYSEANIFSPSYTYNQLTTDECGGTSIPETLALIEEQGVAALELFPYTENECESQPGEVAIEAAAEARISDFKSLSGENILAEMKTLLTQQQPIIIGAVLSPEFGKTDSFGLSSYREHAVNYEDVTCHAMLVVGFNDEFNAFKVVNSWGESWGDNGFVWIDYKAFENISDENSSFRVINQAYVAYDL; this is translated from the coding sequence ATGAAAAAAATTCAAATTTCCTTACTGGTGCTTTTATTAAGCCTTACCGGATGTTATTCTGACAGAGACGATTTAAATCCTGGTGGTAACAACCCCGCCATTCCCGAAATTCCGCAAGAAACCGAGAATCAGTTTATTTCTGAAGATGGTGAAATATATTCTACCGGACTTGAATGTTCAGGTACAGGAGAATATAATATAGATACTGAAAATCTACTGGAAGGACTGGTTGTCCCTGATACTTTCCCTGCTGCTTTTGATCTTTCTGAAAATCTTCCCCCGGTAGGCGATCAGGGTGCCCTGGGATCTTGTGTTTCCTGGGCTACGAGTTATTATATGAAATCCTATCAGGAAAAAATTGAATCTGGATTACCATATTCCGAAGCAAATATTTTTAGTCCGTCTTACACCTATAATCAACTCACCACCGATGAGTGCGGTGGAACTTCAATTCCAGAAACTTTGGCACTAATAGAAGAACAGGGAGTTGCGGCCCTGGAACTTTTCCCTTACACCGAAAATGAATGCGAATCTCAACCCGGGGAAGTTGCTATTGAAGCTGCAGCAGAAGCAAGAATATCTGATTTTAAAAGTTTAAGCGGAGAAAATATACTTGCTGAAATGAAAACACTACTCACTCAGCAACAACCCATAATTATAGGCGCTGTACTTTCCCCTGAGTTTGGAAAAACCGATAGTTTTGGTTTAAGTTCGTATAGAGAACACGCAGTCAATTATGAAGATGTGACCTGCCACGCTATGCTTGTGGTTGGCTTTAATGATGAATTTAATGCATTTAAAGTAGTGAACTCCTGGGGAGAAAGCTGGGGCGATAATGGTTTTGTCTGGATAGATTACAAGGCTTTTGAAAATATTAGTGATGAAAATTCTTCATTTAGAGTTATTAACCAGGCTTATGTAGCCTACGATCTATAA
- a CDS encoding class I SAM-dependent methyltransferase, whose protein sequence is MKDNFSTQSSSYAKYRPAYPQALYEFLKGKITENGTAWDCGTGNGQVAGELAKFFKKVAATDISNQQLENAVKRPNIQYAVQRAEETNFQDKSFDLITVAQAIHWFNFEDFYKEAKRVLKPNGIIAVIGYSLFKSTPETDAVILKFYNDIIGSYWDEERRYLDEKYQAIPFPFQEIETPEFKQEYQWTFDRLIGYLKTWSAVKHYEKEKGENPVNLIKNELKTAFGNQNTIVFPILLRLGKLED, encoded by the coding sequence ATGAAAGATAATTTTTCTACTCAATCTTCGTCTTATGCTAAATACAGACCGGCTTATCCGCAGGCTTTATATGAGTTTTTAAAAGGAAAAATAACAGAAAATGGAACAGCCTGGGATTGCGGAACCGGAAACGGCCAGGTAGCAGGAGAACTCGCTAAATTCTTTAAAAAAGTAGCAGCTACCGATATTAGCAATCAGCAATTAGAAAATGCTGTAAAGAGGCCTAATATTCAATATGCTGTGCAGCGGGCTGAAGAAACAAACTTTCAGGATAAATCTTTTGATCTTATTACTGTGGCGCAGGCTATTCATTGGTTTAATTTTGAAGACTTTTATAAAGAAGCAAAGCGGGTTTTAAAACCCAATGGAATTATTGCTGTAATTGGTTACTCCTTGTTTAAAAGCACTCCTGAAACCGATGCGGTTATTTTAAAATTTTACAATGATATAATAGGTTCTTATTGGGATGAAGAACGTAGGTATTTAGATGAAAAATACCAGGCTATTCCTTTTCCCTTTCAGGAAATAGAAACTCCGGAATTTAAGCAGGAATATCAATGGACGTTTGATCGCCTAATAGGGTATCTTAAAACCTGGAGCGCAGTAAAACACTATGAAAAAGAAAAAGGTGAAAATCCTGTAAATTTGATTAAAAATGAACTTAAAACCGCTTTTGGAAATCAGAATACAATCGTTTTTCCTATTCTTTTGAGACTGGGAAAATTAGAAGATTAA
- the pyrR gene encoding bifunctional pyr operon transcriptional regulator/uracil phosphoribosyltransferase PyrR: MGQRTLLNAVEINIILHRLACQLVENHTDFKNTVIIGIQPRGVFLAERIIKILEEEYQIEDLKYGHLDITFYRDDFRRSDKPLEANKTKIDFIVEDKKVVFIDDVLYTGRSIRAALTAVQSFGRPAEIELLSFIDRRFSRHLPIQPDYNGRQVDAINEEKVIVNWKENDGEDVVYLVSK; this comes from the coding sequence ATGGGCCAAAGAACATTACTGAATGCTGTTGAAATAAATATTATTCTACACCGTCTTGCCTGCCAGTTAGTTGAAAATCACACCGATTTTAAAAATACCGTAATTATAGGAATCCAGCCACGTGGTGTTTTTCTTGCTGAAAGAATTATAAAAATTCTTGAAGAAGAATACCAGATTGAAGATTTGAAATACGGCCACCTGGATATCACTTTTTATCGGGACGATTTTAGAAGAAGTGACAAACCGCTTGAAGCGAATAAAACCAAAATTGATTTTATTGTAGAAGATAAAAAAGTGGTTTTTATTGATGATGTTCTTTACACCGGCCGCAGCATTAGGGCTGCACTAACTGCCGTACAATCTTTTGGCAGACCTGCCGAAATTGAATTATTAAGTTTTATAGATAGGCGTTTTAGCCGCCATTTACCCATTCAGCCAGATTATAATGGAAGGCAGGTAGATGCGATAAATGAAGAAAAAGTAATAGTGAACTGGAAGGAAAACGATGGGGAAGACGTGGTTTATCTGGTTTCTAAATAA
- a CDS encoding ribonuclease Z yields the protein MKISEKENYILIEPIETPVVDFVSLLTQRHEEFENNNVAVNLLAYHKLQKEEVMGFLEIATMHQINNKSFVLISNAVTIDELPEEIVVVPSLREAEDLIQMDDIQRDLGV from the coding sequence ATGAAGATTTCAGAAAAAGAAAATTATATTTTAATAGAACCTATAGAAACTCCGGTAGTAGATTTTGTTTCCTTACTTACACAAAGACACGAGGAGTTTGAAAATAACAATGTGGCGGTAAATTTATTAGCTTATCACAAGCTTCAAAAAGAAGAAGTGATGGGTTTTTTAGAAATTGCCACTATGCACCAAATAAATAATAAATCTTTTGTTTTAATAAGCAATGCAGTAACTATAGATGAACTGCCAGAAGAAATCGTGGTGGTGCCTTCTTTGCGAGAAGCTGAAGATCTTATTCAAATGGACGACATTCAACGGGATTTAGGCGTTTAA
- the ychF gene encoding redox-regulated ATPase YchF: MKAGIVGLPNVGKSTLFNCLSNAKAQSANFPFCTIEPNVGVVNVPDPRIQRLESLVKPEKVQPATVEIVDIAGLVKGASKGEGLGNQFLGNIRETDAILHVLRCFEDDNIVHVDGSIDPIRDKETIDMELQLKDLETAEKKLEKVKRAARTGNKEAQKEEAALSKVKQGLEAGKSVRAIDLTEEERKDFIKPLQFITDKPVMYVCNVDEGAAVDGNAHVDRVREAVKEENAEVLVLAVGTEADITELDDFEERQMFLQDIGLEEPGSAKLIRGAYELLNLQTYFTAGVKEVRAWTIPVGSTAPQAAGVIHTDFEKGFIRAEVIAYTDFDSFGSEAKVKEAGKMRVEGKEYIVQDGDVMHFRFNV, translated from the coding sequence ATGAAAGCCGGAATTGTAGGATTACCAAACGTAGGAAAATCGACTCTTTTTAATTGCCTCTCTAACGCAAAAGCCCAGAGTGCGAATTTTCCTTTTTGTACCATAGAACCTAATGTGGGAGTGGTTAATGTACCCGATCCCCGCATTCAACGATTGGAAAGTTTGGTTAAACCCGAAAAAGTACAACCGGCCACCGTAGAGATCGTAGATATTGCAGGCCTTGTAAAAGGCGCAAGTAAAGGTGAAGGCCTGGGAAACCAGTTTCTGGGAAATATTCGTGAAACCGATGCAATTCTGCACGTTTTGCGTTGTTTTGAGGACGATAATATTGTACACGTAGATGGTTCTATAGATCCTATTCGGGACAAGGAAACCATAGATATGGAACTTCAGCTTAAAGATTTGGAGACCGCTGAGAAGAAGTTGGAAAAAGTGAAGCGTGCCGCCCGTACCGGAAATAAAGAAGCGCAGAAAGAAGAAGCTGCACTTAGCAAGGTAAAACAGGGTCTTGAAGCCGGAAAATCGGTTAGGGCTATAGATTTAACCGAAGAAGAAAGAAAAGATTTTATAAAACCACTTCAATTCATTACCGATAAACCGGTAATGTATGTTTGTAATGTAGATGAAGGTGCAGCTGTAGACGGAAATGCCCACGTAGATCGCGTAAGGGAAGCGGTAAAAGAAGAAAACGCTGAAGTTTTAGTGCTTGCCGTAGGAACTGAAGCCGATATTACCGAGCTTGATGATTTTGAGGAAAGACAAATGTTTCTTCAGGATATTGGGCTGGAAGAACCTGGTTCTGCAAAATTGATTCGTGGGGCTTACGAGCTTTTAAATTTACAAACTTATTTCACCGCAGGCGTGAAAGAAGTTCGTGCCTGGACTATTCCCGTGGGTTCTACAGCGCCCCAAGCCGCAGGAGTAATCCACACCGATTTTGAAAAAGGATTTATTCGTGCCGAGGTAATTGCTTATACTGATTTTGACAGTTTTGGAAGTGAAGCCAAAGTAAAAGAAGCCGGGAAAATGCGAGTAGAAGGCAAAGAATATATAGTACAGGATGGCGATGTGATGCACTTTAGATTTAATGTGTAA